The following are from one region of the Moritella sp. 24 genome:
- the ppsA gene encoding phosphoenolpyruvate synthase, whose amino-acid sequence MIEYVIGYEKLGMNDVERVGGKNASLGEMISNLAGAGVQVPGGYATTADAFNEFLEQSGVNDQIYTLLDNLDVDNIAALTEAGAKIRQWIIDTPFQPELEAAIAASYEVLAGEAGDQASFAVRSSATAEDMPDASFAGQQETFLNVRGYDNIIVAIKHVFASLFNDRAISYRVHSGYDHRGVALSAGIQRMVRSDEASSGVMFSIDTESGFEDVVFITSSYGLGEMVVQGAVNPDEFYVHKPTLAKGKPAVVRRNIGSKQIQMIYSADEEHGKQVQIVDVEASKSREFSITDEEVMELAKQAVIIEKHYGHAMDIEWAKDAIDGKIYIVQARPETVRSREDKQVMVRFHLDAKSAVISEGRAIGGKIGAGPAKVISSIEQMDEVQEGDVLVTDMTDPDWEPIMKRASAIVTNRGGRTCHAAIIAREMGIPAVVGCGNATDLIENGQELTVSCAEGDTGFIYEGILPFRETSSKVDNLPEIPVKVMMNVGNPDRAFDFAALPNEGVGLARLEFIINRMIGIHPKALLNFDKQSPELQAEINEMIAGYASPVEFYIAKLQEGISTLAAAFYPKKVIVRMSDFKSNEYANLVGGEFFEPEEENPMLGFRGASRYISEDFRDCFALETEAIKRVRNDMGLTNVEIMIPFVRTLSEAASVIDLLAEHGLKRGEDGLRVIMMCEVPSNALLADKFLQYFDGFSIGSNDLTQLSLGLDRDSGIISHLFDERNEAVKVLLAMAIQAAKKAGKYVGICGQGPSDHEDFAAWLVEQGIDSVSLNPDTVLSTWLYLADKHAK is encoded by the coding sequence GTGATAGAGTACGTAATTGGCTACGAAAAACTTGGAATGAACGACGTTGAACGCGTTGGCGGCAAAAATGCATCATTAGGTGAAATGATCAGTAACTTAGCAGGCGCAGGCGTGCAAGTTCCAGGTGGTTATGCAACTACTGCAGATGCGTTTAATGAGTTTTTAGAGCAAAGTGGTGTAAATGACCAAATTTATACACTTTTAGATAATCTAGATGTTGATAACATTGCAGCGTTAACAGAAGCTGGTGCGAAAATTCGCCAATGGATCATCGACACACCTTTCCAACCTGAATTAGAAGCTGCTATTGCTGCAAGCTATGAAGTATTAGCTGGCGAAGCAGGCGACCAAGCATCATTTGCTGTACGTTCTTCGGCAACTGCGGAAGATATGCCTGATGCATCATTTGCTGGTCAGCAAGAAACATTCTTAAACGTACGTGGTTATGACAACATCATTGTTGCAATCAAACACGTATTCGCATCGCTATTTAACGACCGTGCAATCTCTTACCGCGTGCATTCTGGTTATGACCACCGTGGCGTGGCATTATCTGCGGGTATTCAACGCATGGTTCGTAGTGATGAAGCATCATCTGGTGTGATGTTCTCTATTGATACTGAATCTGGTTTTGAAGATGTTGTATTCATTACTTCTTCATATGGTCTTGGTGAAATGGTAGTACAGGGCGCAGTTAACCCTGATGAATTCTACGTTCATAAACCAACACTAGCTAAAGGTAAACCAGCTGTTGTACGTCGTAACATCGGTAGCAAACAGATCCAAATGATCTACTCTGCTGACGAAGAACATGGCAAGCAAGTTCAAATTGTTGATGTTGAAGCAAGCAAATCTCGTGAGTTCTCTATTACAGATGAAGAAGTAATGGAACTAGCGAAACAAGCTGTTATTATCGAAAAACATTACGGCCATGCGATGGATATCGAATGGGCGAAAGATGCAATCGATGGCAAAATTTATATCGTTCAAGCACGTCCTGAAACAGTACGTAGCCGTGAAGATAAGCAAGTAATGGTTCGTTTCCACCTAGACGCTAAATCAGCAGTCATCTCTGAAGGCCGTGCAATTGGCGGTAAGATTGGTGCAGGTCCAGCTAAAGTTATTTCATCTATTGAACAAATGGATGAAGTACAAGAAGGCGACGTATTAGTAACTGACATGACAGACCCTGATTGGGAACCTATCATGAAACGTGCTTCTGCAATCGTAACAAACCGTGGTGGCCGTACATGTCACGCTGCAATTATTGCACGTGAAATGGGTATCCCTGCTGTTGTTGGTTGTGGCAACGCAACAGACCTAATTGAAAATGGCCAAGAGTTAACAGTATCTTGTGCTGAAGGTGATACAGGCTTTATTTACGAAGGTATCTTACCGTTCCGTGAAACGTCATCAAAAGTAGATAACTTACCGGAAATTCCTGTAAAAGTGATGATGAACGTGGGTAATCCTGATCGTGCATTTGATTTCGCTGCATTACCAAACGAAGGTGTTGGTCTAGCACGTCTTGAATTCATCATTAACCGTATGATCGGTATTCACCCGAAAGCATTGCTTAACTTTGATAAGCAATCGCCAGAGCTACAAGCTGAAATCAATGAAATGATCGCAGGTTATGCATCACCAGTTGAATTCTACATCGCTAAATTACAAGAAGGTATTTCAACGCTAGCAGCTGCGTTCTACCCGAAAAAAGTAATTGTGCGTATGTCTGACTTTAAATCTAACGAATACGCTAACTTAGTAGGCGGTGAATTCTTCGAACCTGAAGAAGAAAACCCAATGTTAGGTTTCCGTGGTGCATCACGTTATATCTCTGAAGATTTCCGTGACTGTTTCGCGCTAGAAACTGAAGCAATCAAACGTGTACGTAATGACATGGGTTTAACTAACGTTGAAATCATGATCCCATTTGTTCGTACATTAAGTGAAGCGGCTTCTGTGATTGATTTACTGGCTGAGCATGGTCTGAAACGTGGTGAAGACGGATTACGCGTTATCATGATGTGTGAAGTACCATCAAACGCATTACTTGCTGACAAGTTCCTACAGTACTTTGATGGCTTCTCAATCGGTTCAAATGATTTAACGCAACTGTCGTTAGGTCTAGATCGCGATTCAGGCATCATCTCTCATCTATTTGATGAGCGTAACGAAGCGGTTAAAGTATTATTGGCTATGGCAATTCAAGCGGCTAAGAAAGCAGGTAAATACGTAGGTATTTGTGGTCAAGGTCCATCGGATCACGAAGACTTTGCTGCTTGGTTAGTTGAACAAGGCATTGATAGCGTATCGTTAAATCCTGATACAGTATTAAGCACTTGGTTATATCTAGCAGACAAGCACGCTAAATAA
- a CDS encoding pyruvate, water dikinase regulatory protein — MQTVFYVSDGTAITAEVFGHALLSQFPIEFDQHTFPFIETEEKAKNVTQKINDIVAKTGQKPLVFHSIVSSEIRTIIESNEGHSHDFLSTFVSPLSEQLNIKAEPKSHRTHSLKNDTYDARIEAVNYALANDDGITCKDYDDADLILVGVSRSGKTPTSLYLALQFGIKTANYPFIADDMDELKLPPALKRNKDKIFGLTIDVKRLQDIRGERLANSTYASLRQCKLEISEVEYLYRREKIPFINSTSFSVEEIATKILDKKGLKRRIY; from the coding sequence ATGCAAACTGTTTTTTATGTATCTGATGGCACGGCGATCACCGCTGAAGTCTTTGGTCACGCGCTTCTAAGCCAATTTCCGATCGAATTTGATCAGCACACATTTCCCTTTATCGAGACCGAAGAAAAAGCAAAAAATGTTACTCAAAAAATTAATGATATCGTTGCAAAAACAGGACAGAAGCCACTAGTGTTTCATTCGATAGTTTCATCTGAAATAAGGACAATCATCGAATCAAATGAAGGGCATTCTCACGACTTTTTGAGCACTTTTGTATCACCGCTTTCAGAGCAATTAAATATTAAAGCAGAGCCTAAATCGCACCGTACTCACAGCCTTAAAAACGACACTTATGATGCGCGTATTGAAGCGGTAAATTACGCACTTGCAAACGACGACGGCATTACCTGTAAAGATTACGATGATGCTGACTTAATCTTAGTCGGTGTATCCCGTAGTGGCAAAACGCCAACCAGTTTATATTTGGCATTACAGTTCGGTATTAAGACTGCTAACTACCCGTTTATTGCAGATGATATGGATGAGTTAAAACTGCCACCAGCGCTGAAACGTAATAAAGATAAGATATTTGGTCTCACTATTGACGTAAAACGCCTGCAGGATATCCGTGGTGAACGCCTTGCTAACAGTACTTACGCGTCATTACGCCAATGTAAGTTAGAAATATCGGAAGTGGAATACTTATACCGCCGTGAAAAGATACCTTTCATTAACAGTACATCATTTTCGGTTGAAGAAATCGCAACCAAGATATTAGATAAGAAAGGTTTAAAACGCCGAATTTACTAA
- the pabC gene encoding aminodeoxychorismate lyase, with protein MIINGSPCQDVAIADRGFNFGDGHFTTIKMAAGQALLLDLHIARLQQACVVLGIEFSQWDELVAAIKQQALALQVGVLKVTITRGEGGRGYGVTGCSSANWYLQHRPIPVHYREWANSGIELMVCQYQQTVNPVLAGLKTLNRLDQVMIKQELDAENMADGLVCSTDGYIVETSVANVFWVTNGQIYTPSTARSGVEGVMKTHVLELLNNLNITINTDDYTLSDVLDADEIFITNSVMEVVPVKRIIKPDLSIDVSFDCERKSGESSDKLIAHTLSFLLQETK; from the coding sequence ATGATTATTAATGGATCACCTTGTCAAGATGTCGCAATTGCCGATCGCGGTTTTAATTTTGGTGACGGGCACTTCACCACAATAAAGATGGCCGCTGGGCAAGCACTCCTATTAGATTTACATATCGCGCGGTTACAGCAAGCGTGTGTGGTCTTGGGCATTGAGTTTAGCCAATGGGATGAACTGGTTGCGGCAATTAAGCAGCAGGCATTAGCATTACAAGTAGGTGTATTAAAAGTGACTATCACGCGCGGTGAGGGTGGTCGTGGTTATGGTGTAACAGGATGCAGCAGTGCTAACTGGTATTTACAGCATCGACCTATACCTGTGCATTATCGCGAATGGGCAAATTCAGGTATTGAGTTAATGGTCTGCCAGTACCAGCAAACCGTCAATCCAGTGCTTGCCGGATTAAAAACCTTAAATAGACTTGATCAAGTCATGATTAAGCAAGAATTAGATGCTGAGAACATGGCTGATGGATTAGTGTGTTCGACAGATGGCTATATAGTCGAAACATCCGTAGCGAATGTGTTTTGGGTTACAAACGGTCAAATCTATACCCCAAGCACAGCACGCAGTGGTGTTGAAGGTGTGATGAAAACACATGTTTTGGAGTTGTTGAATAATCTAAACATAACAATAAATACAGATGATTACACTTTATCGGATGTGCTTGATGCAGACGAGATTTTCATTACAAACTCAGTGATGGAGGTTGTGCCGGTTAAGCGTATTATTAAACCCGATTTGAGTATTGATGTGAGCTTTGATTGTGAAAGAAAGAGTGGGGAAAGTAGCGATAAACTTATCGCACACACGTTGTCTTTTTTATTACAGGAAACAAAATAA
- a CDS encoding glycerophosphoryl diester phosphodiesterase, translated as MINTASEINENTFQYNPSASENAGKMVMGHRGASSIAPENTLAAFLLAEDHDVPWIEVDADMLGDGTVVICHDARLDRCSDQCGLLRDKIVTDLDNIDAGAWFSPDFVGERIPTLVELILFTNETGMHLNLEIKSGNDKATTDQLIDGIIRDINHHWQGGQQLLISSFNYLLLAEVKRRAPEISLACLFDSPLPSDWLTSMQYVGAEFVHPNDKGLTELQVRAMTEAGYRVNVWTVNNLARANQLYNWGVTGICSDIPQQFSPCYRN; from the coding sequence ATGATAAATACAGCATCTGAAATTAACGAAAACACTTTTCAGTACAACCCGTCAGCTAGTGAGAATGCAGGTAAAATGGTGATGGGTCATCGTGGTGCATCATCTATTGCTCCTGAGAATACCTTGGCAGCCTTTTTATTAGCCGAAGACCATGACGTTCCTTGGATTGAAGTGGATGCGGATATGCTTGGTGATGGTACCGTTGTTATTTGCCATGATGCGAGATTAGATCGTTGCAGTGACCAGTGTGGTTTGCTGCGCGATAAAATCGTCACGGATCTTGATAATATTGATGCAGGTGCATGGTTTTCGCCTGACTTTGTGGGTGAACGTATTCCCACGCTGGTGGAACTCATTCTATTTACTAATGAAACAGGGATGCACCTGAACTTAGAAATTAAATCAGGTAATGATAAAGCCACAACCGACCAACTCATTGATGGGATCATTCGTGATATAAACCACCATTGGCAAGGTGGACAGCAATTACTGATTTCCAGCTTTAATTATTTATTACTCGCCGAAGTGAAACGCCGCGCACCGGAAATAAGCTTGGCGTGTCTATTTGACTCGCCATTACCGAGTGACTGGTTAACGTCGATGCAGTACGTGGGGGCCGAGTTTGTACATCCCAATGATAAAGGGTTAACTGAGTTACAAGTGAGAGCGATGACTGAGGCTGGTTATCGCGTTAACGTGTGGACGGTGAATAATTTGGCACGTGCAAATCAGCTATATAATTGGGGTGTAACGGGGATTTGTTCAGATATACCACAGCAATTTTCGCCTTGTTACCGAAATTAA
- a CDS encoding PaaI family thioesterase produces MSQQLNPAKMSGLQILQAMAEGLFPHPSICHTMPMECVDLSEGHIHFSVKADDRHLNPMGGVHGGFAATVLDSVTGCAVHTTLSAGDTYGTVDLNVKMVRPIPKDTVLHAKGKVLNVSKTVAISEGDIRDENGKLYAHCTATCVITRQAK; encoded by the coding sequence ATGAGCCAACAATTAAACCCAGCAAAAATGAGCGGATTACAAATACTACAAGCAATGGCAGAAGGATTATTCCCACATCCTTCGATTTGCCATACCATGCCAATGGAGTGTGTAGACCTAAGTGAAGGTCATATTCACTTTAGTGTGAAAGCGGATGATCGTCATTTAAACCCGATGGGAGGTGTGCATGGTGGTTTCGCTGCAACGGTCCTTGATTCAGTGACCGGCTGCGCTGTACACACCACTTTATCTGCAGGTGATACTTATGGCACGGTCGATTTAAACGTAAAAATGGTGCGTCCTATTCCAAAAGACACTGTATTGCATGCTAAAGGCAAGGTATTGAACGTATCAAAAACAGTGGCTATCTCGGAAGGTGATATTCGTGATGAAAACGGCAAGCTTTACGCGCATTGTACAGCGACATGCGTAATCACTCGCCAAGCTAAATAG